One window of Bactrocera tryoni isolate S06 chromosome 2, CSIRO_BtryS06_freeze2, whole genome shotgun sequence genomic DNA carries:
- the LOC120767894 gene encoding HEAT repeat-containing protein 1 homolog — MSTSLQEQLQRLAVPQTMTLADSRSKASVLFDRKEAGTKTRRIIYEIGLAGLQELTALNPIFQTFENTLFNESTIELERSVEHTDVNKLIDRNINKFLQHLSPYFLLRPTLMCLEWLIRRFHIQEYNRNELLALALPYHETNTFILILQVIRIKQADQEWNWLHPLQKPGVPVPKTVLINRAASDVAFLKFVCQATLDAVKELGTRANSLQTQLNFYASVVVGALENAAAVEEWHIITILPSLLKGLQSEVLDFAAASYIVATQLVARTQVTPKLCNALLERAASVSLERLRQTAVLFLVFLFDKQHRAKPHFSDNTLLHLATQKWFIANLAALAKGNVYLHALYVALLQQALSAIQAEHKDSEALKSFLERLLNEVALNDDSAQEIINAFLNAYEEQPLSPQKALQDGEMIELSSDDDEEMVGNNSNFQAWYSEYLRKLERKYPVAFDHTIKEGLTSNSQEFANKRSVLKMALGFRLKTFDPSATDIYEQLYHHTAKIRAFAVQTLLVNLRDYSARPQNMHLLRECLADRIADDSELVVTEILKLPTAEFVQVLGADNVAEALIAILNKVQQDAEHWAPLTAVTVQHLTSREIVETYDTNIILLALMPLLFPDSSSSNTFRAITSILKSPLSAKIGFLQELKLVRDSESFNAVEFKKQFLDVISKSTATPTGLSLFRSAETHGERIFKNALHFSHFLLLATACLKTDLTGTEAGYIFTQIRTTYRRFRVRQLESKQWDMVEKEKCIPLQLFSDFIVSLAQHTHFEHLFEWEQIHDDLRTFFDIFNLLAEEGFQQSKAAAQQTEWLRTLKEVFDHIFDNAQQKLEFLSNFYVYESNAALGADYALLRLRAFKLTNALFKNKNNKLHINTSHVFRIASALNAPWETMRLQALETLQVLKACTQLSAPLQHFVDSILARSYEFSMDHEQFPLILYTILKPTHKKQQPQSLKVLREIVQLVTAEDALQHAAFTAQILKTLKHIDDASLLADLIPLGARTLTQTHVEDALLLLPQPYSIILQLICDRFEHQTIGTVLLDQPSAWQFIVQLFGAHNVYIQHGGKLRAVPCVLLEALDEYCYEQIPQNYKTDLIKLIVQTMAATDTDAVFLSANKLLKRCSINCAPLVELLAQMSRIVENNEASAGAAAKRKSTPTSATKRDAQAQNQLTTQVTTKAWKQGVALLELLEHKKKLEESEQLLPALFDLLRFCLELEEQAVVEYTKQLTLSTLLHCCQLAQASGVQLAEVLPKSTFRIDLIVQCVRGAQNPQTQNNALLLLSHCAALFPHQVLHSVVDVFTFMGSSVVRHDDAFSFHIINNVIESIVPILVRSGHADGAVDNTSTVELVIPVLKVFSDILLDVPEHRRLPLYSKLLLTLGAEQFLWIFLCIVFEAHVLEDEKQRLLQRKHKNDKPSGPAAAAAEKYSKRVEVCLELTNQFAPEITLDTCIELLGYIKSLPMDKADTEGAKGKAKKAIDTTEQCLFDVKCRTAKQLRHYKYVIMQYLSGISSSPQFLRKIAMLSDAEQLAIKPYYQNFIIKTLTYIPLVNTAIETVEETSQLKFWKVILHHLHDVLDNAISLLSPDMFLVVVYGLMRHQLVSIRKKVIELLINKLQQRDGYFDRSDPQNFYNLLEPLSDITMGILTQHESSSATPGTASPSTPTNELVFLQQTALIAIKLLSKMFALQHIKEFKEILAHLIKVLKQRSKISKIVLATVVLTIIEISSNLKAHSLALLPKYMPQMIEILQDQAKLVQSQLPDNVCIAIITGTQKLFESLPLFLGPYVVDVITALSTISANISAQQSERDQRAATALHRISTIWSKIASDVPVRILVPSCEKAYRKLMAAHNYADIAVLMQLLPECINKTPSAELTAVQSELGAFFLHTLEFRLQVRNNCERERVASTEAVIIDAFVTWVLKLSESSFRPYYQKVYEWAIKQRAERETILTFFLLTNKIAEALKTLFALFARDGIIDDAANLLNEYNAAKQNIEADQEALTSDIVKSILSTLYTLFLHDSKGFVNNRRFEVLMQPLVDQLENRLVLESEELQQVLQMCVAQLAAAVSNDIMWKQLNYQVLMKTRTNVPEVRILSFNCCLEIARKLGEDFTPLLPETVPFVAELLEDENQRVEKNTRKAVQELENILGESLQSYL; from the exons ATGTCGACCTCGCTGCAGGAGCAATTGCAGCGGTTAGCCGTGCCGCAGACTATGACATTGGCTGATTCGCGTTCGAAAGCTTCCGTACTTTTCGATCGCAAAGAAGCTGGCACTAAAACACGGCGTATCATATATGAGATAGGTTTAGCTGGTTTGCAGGAACTCACCGCACTGAATCCCATCTTTCAGACTTTTGAAAATACCCTTTTCAATGAATCCACTATTGAGTTGGAACGTTCCGTTGAGCATACAGATGTTAATAAATTAATCGATCGCAATATCAATAAATTCCTACAACACTTGTCGCCATACTTCTTGTTGCGCCCCACGCTCATGTGTTTGGAATGGTTGATACGTCGTTTTCATATACAAGAATATAATCGCAATGAGCTACTAGCTTTAGCTTTGCCGTATCACGAAACGAATACGTTCATATTAATATTACAAGTAATACGTATTAAACAAGCCGATCAAGAATGGAATTGGTTGCATCCATTGCAGAAACCCGGTGTGCCTGTGCCGAAAACAGTGCTAATCAATCGAGCGGCAAGCGATGTAGCCTTCTTGAAATTCGTTTGTCAAGCGACATTGGACGCTGTAAAAGAGTTGGGCACACGTGCCAACTCGTTGCAAACACAACTGAATTTTTATGCTTCCGTTGTGGTTGGCGCACTTGAGAACGCGGCGGCAGTAGAGGAGTGGCATATAATTACTATACTACCGTCATTACTTAAGGGTCTACAATCTGAAGTATTGGATTTCGCAGCGGCTTCTTATATTGTGGCCACACAATTGGTGGCGCGTACACAGGTAACGCCGAAATTGTGTAATGCCTTGTTGGAGCGTGCTGCGTCTGTGTCATTGGAACGTTTACGCCAAACAGCGGTCTTATTTCTGGTTTTCCTGTTCGATAAACAGCATCGCGCTAAGCCGCATTTCAGTGACAATACTTTATTGCATTTGGCAACACAAAAATGGTTTATCGCGAATTTGGCCGCCTTAGCTAAAGGCAatgtatatttgcatgcatTGTATGTAGCGTTGTTGCAACAAGCGCTTAGCGCCATACAAGCTGAGCACAAAGATTCGGAAGCTTTAAAATCCTTTCTGGAACGTTTATTAAATGAGGTGGCGCTAAATGATGATTCGGCGCAGGAAATAATTAA cgcTTTTCTCAATGCATACGAAGAGcagccgctgtcaccgcagaaaGCGTTACAGGACGGTGAAATGATTGAGCTCAGTTCGGATGACGACGAGGAAATGGTAGGTAATAATAGTAATTTCCAAGCGTGGTATTCTGAATACTTGCGCAAGCTCGAACGAAAATATCCCGTCGCATTCGATCACACCATAAAAGAGGGTCTAACCTCAAATTCACAAGAATTCGCGAACAAACGCAGTGTGCTTAAAATGGCCTTAG GTTTCCGTTTGAAAACGTTTGATCCAAGCGCCACAGATATCTACGAACAACTCTACCACCACACAGCCAAAATACGCGCCTTTGCCGTGCAAACGCTCTTAGTAAATTTGCGCGATTACAGCGCGCGTCCACAAAATATGCATTTACTGCGAGAATGCCTCGCCGACCGCATAGCTGACGACAGTGAATTGGTTGTTACAGAAATCTTGAAGCTACCAACCGCAGAATTTGTGCAAGTGTTAGGCGCTGATAACGTAGCCGAAGCTTTAATTGCCATTTTGAATAAAGTGCAGCAAGACGCCGAGCACTGGGCGCCACTAACAGCAGTGACCGTGCAGCATTTGACAAGCCGTGAGATTGTGGAGACTTACGACACTAACATAATACTGTTAGCTTTAATGCCGCTGCTCTTCCcagacagcagcagcagcaacacctTTAGGGCCATTACTAGCATACTTAAAAGTCCGCTAAGCGCGAAGATTGGCTTCTTGCAAGAGCTGAAACTGGTGCGCGATAGTGAAAGCTTTAATGCAGTGGaattcaaaaaacaatttctcGATGTTATATCCAAATCAACAGCTACACCGACGGGTTTGAGTCTCTTCCGCAGCGCAGAGACGCATGGCGAACGTATCTTCAAAAACGCTTTACATTTTTCACACTTCTTGTTGTTGGCCACTGCGTGCTTGAAAACTGATTTGACTGGCACCGAAGCTGGTTACATATTCACACAAATACGCACCACCTACCGACGCTTTCGCGTGCGTCAACTCGAAAGCAAACAATGGGATATGGtggaaaaagagaaatgcataCCGTTGCAATTGTTCTCCGATTTTATCGTTTCGCTAGCGCAGCATACACATTTCGAGCATCTCTTCGAGTGGGAGCAAATACACGATGATCTACGCACATTTTTCGACATTTTCAACCTACTCGCCGAAGAGGGTTTCCAACAAAGCAAAGCGGCCGCACAGCAAACCGAATGGTTGCGTACGCTGAAAGAAGTTTTCGACCACATCTTCGACAACGCGCAGCAAAAGTTGGAATTCCTCAGCAATTTCTATGTATACGAGAGCAATGCTGCACTCGGCGCCGACTATGCGCTGCTGCGTTTGCGCGCCTTCAAGCTAACCAATGcgcttttcaaaaataaaaacaacaagttgCATATCAACACCTCACACGTGTTTCGCATAGCCAGCGCCTTGAATGCGCCCTGGGAGACGATGCGCCTGCAAGCGCTCGAAACGCTACAAGTGCTGAAGGCGTGCACGCAACTAAGCGCGCCGCTTCAACACTTTGTCGACAGCATACTGGCACGCAGCTACGAGTTTAGCATGGATCATGAGCAATTCCCACTCATACTCTACACCATACTGAAGCCGACGCATAAGAAGCAACAGCCGCAAAGCTTGAAAGTACTGCGCGAAATTGTGCAGCTAGTCACCGCCGAGGATGCGCTCCAACATGCCGCATTCACCGCGCAGATACTGAAGACGCTCAAGCATATAGACGATGCCAGTTTGCTGGCCGACTTGATACCGCTGGGCGCGCGCACGCTCACGCAGACGCACGTCGAggacgctttgttgttgttgccgcaacCCTACAGCATCATATTGCAATTGATATGCGATCGCTTTGAGCATCAAACTATCGGAACGGTGCTGTTGGATCAACCGTCCGCTTGGCAATTCATCGTGCAGCTATTCGGCGCGCACAATGTGTACATACAACATGGCGGCAAATTGCGCGCGGTGCCGTGTGTGCTGCTCGAGGCGCTCGACGAGTACTGCTACGAGCAGATACCGCAAAATTACAAAACCGACTTGATCAAATTGATTGTGCAAACGATGGCCGCCACCGATACCGATGCCGTCTTCTTAAGCGCCAATAAATTGTTGAAGCGTTGCAGCATCAACTGCGCGCCATTGGTGGAATTGTTGGCGCAAATGTCGCGCATTGTCGAAAACAACGAGGCGAGTGCTGGCGCGGCGGCTAAGCGTAAGTCAACGCCCACATCGGCAACCAAGCGCGACGCGCAAGCGCAAAACCAACTCACAACGCAAGTCACCACCAAGGCGTGGAAGCAGGGCGTCGCCTTGTTGGAACTGCTCGAGCACAAGAAGAAGCTCGAGGAATCCGAGCAGCTGTTGCCCGCGCTCTTCGATTTGCTGCGCTTCTGTTTGGAATTGGAGGAGCAAGCTGTGGTGGAGTACACCAAACAGCTGACGCTCTCTACGCTGCTGCATTGCTGTCAGCTGGCGCAAGCGTCCGGCGTACAATTGGCGGAAGTGTTGCCCAAGTCCACGTTCcgcattgatttgattgtgCAGTGTGTGCGCGGCGCGCAAAATCCACAAACACAAAATAatgctttgctgttgttgtctcaTTGCGCGGCGCTCTTTCCGCACCAGGTGCTGCATAGCGTTGTGGATGTCTTCACATTTATGGGCTCGTCGGTGGTGCGTCACGACGATGCCTTCAGCTTTCATATCATCAACAATGTGATCGAATCGATCGTGCCGATCTTGGTGCGTTCAGGGCATGCCGACGGTGCGGTGGATAACACGAGCACCGTGGAGCTAGTCATACCGGTGCTGAAGGTGTTCTCCGACATACTCTTGGATGTGCCGGAGCACCGACGTTTGCCACTCTACAGCAAGCTCCTGCTGACGCTCGGCGCCGAGCAGTTTTTATGGATTTTCTTATGCATCGTCTTCGAAGCGCATGTGCTGGAGGATGAGAAGCAACGTCTTTTGCAGCGCAAGCACAAGAATGATAAGCCCAGCGGCCCAGCAGCCGCGGCTGCCGAGAAGTATTCCAAACGTGTGGAAGTCTGTCTGGAGCTGACCAACCAATTTGCACCCGAAATTACGCTCGACACTTGCATTGAGCTGCTCGGTTATATCAAATCATTGCCCATGGATAAAGCGGATACCGAAGGCGCTAAAGGCAAAGCAAAGAAAGCTATCGACACCACCGAGCAGTGCCTGTTCGATGTGAAATGTCGCACCGCCAAACAATTGCGTCACTACAAATACGTAATTATGCAATACCTTTCGGGTATTTCGAGTTCACCGCAATTTTTGCGTAAGATCGCCATGCTCAGCGATGCCGAACAGTTGGCCATAAAGCCATATTATCAAAATTTCATCATAAAAACACTCACGTACATACCGTTAGTGAATACAGCCATCGAAACTGTTGAGGAAACATCACAATTGAAATTCTGGAAAGTCATACTCCATCATCTGCACGATGTGTTGGACAATGCCATCTCATTGCTGTCCCCCGACATGTTCCTCGTGGTCGTATATGGTCTCATGCGTCATCAATTGGTCTCCATACGCAAGAAAGTCATCGAGTTGCTTATTAATAAACTACAACAACGTGATGGCTACTTCGATCGTAGTGATCCGCAAAATTTCTATAATCTCCTAGAGCCGCTTAGTGATATCACCATGGGCATACTGACCCAACACGAGTCGTCGTCCGCCACACCGGGCACAGCTTCACCTTCCACGCCCACCAATGAGTTGGTTTTCCTCCAGCAGACCGCGCTCATTGCCATCAAGCTCTTAtcgaaaatgtttgctttgCAACATATTAAAGAGTTCAAGGAAATACTCGCTCATCTTATCAAGGTGCTGAAGCAACGTTCAAAGATTTCGAAAATTGTCTTGGCTACAGTGGTGCTCACCATTATAGAGATCTCTTCGAATTTGAAGGCTCACTCGTTGGCTTTGCTGCCGAAATATATGCCTCAAATGATAGAGATTCTACAGGATCAAGCGAAACTGGTGCAGTCTCAGCTGCCGGATAATGTCTGCATTGCTATTATAACGG GCACGCAAAAACTCTTCGAATCGCTGCCACTCTTCCTGGGACCgtatgtcgtcgacgtcataACAGCACTGAGTACAATTTCCGCCAACATCAGCGCACAACAATCCGAACGTGATCAGCGCGCCGCCACCGCCCTACACCGCATCAGCACAATTTGGTCGAAGATCGCCAGCGATGTGCCGGTGCGTATACTGGTGCCGAGCTGTGAAAAGGCCTATCGCAAGCTAATGGCTGCACACAATTACGCCGATATCGCTGTGCTCATGCAACTACTGCCCGAATGCATAAATAAGACACCAAGCGCCGAACTGACAGCCGTACAAAGCGAATTGGGCGCATTCTTCTTGCACACCCTGGAATTCCGCCTGCAGGTGCGCAACAATTGTGAGCGTGAACGTGTCGCCAGCACTGAGGCGGTCATCATTGACGCATTCGTCACATGGGTGCTGAAACTATCCGAAAGCAGTTTCCGTCCATACTACCAGAAAGTCTACGAATGGGCTATCAAACAGCGGGCAGAACGTGAAACCATACTCACCTTCTTCTTGCtgacaaacaaaattgccgaaGCGCTCAAGACGCTCTTCGCGCTCTTTGCACGTGACGGCATCATCGATGATGCGGCGAATTTGCTCAATGAATATAATGCGGCAAAGCAAAATATCGAAGCCGATCAAGAGGCACTCACTAGCGATATTGTCAAATCCATTTTGAGCACGCTCTACACGCTCTTCCTGCACGACAGCAAGGGTTTCGTTAACAATCGACGCTTTGAGGTGCTTATGCAGCCGCTGGTCGATCAGTTGGAGAATCGTTTGGTGTTGGAGAGCGAAGAATTGCAACAGGTTTTGCAGATGTGTGTCGCCCAACTGGCTGCGGCCGTCTCCAATGACATAATGTGGAAGCAACTGAACTATCAGGTGTTGATGAAGACGCGCACCAATGTGCCGGAGGTGCGCATATTGTCCTTCAATTGTTGCCTGGAGATTGCGCGTAAATTGGGTGAAGACTTTACGCCGCTACTGCCGGAAACGGTGCCTTTCGTGGCGGAGCTGTTGGAGGATGAGAATCAACGTGTCGAGAAGAACACACGCAAGGCCGTGCAAGAGTTGGAGAACATACTTGGTGAATCGCTGCAGAGTTACTTATAA